The Strigops habroptila isolate Jane chromosome 20, bStrHab1.2.pri, whole genome shotgun sequence genome segment ATCCCCATGTCTGGGTGCTGGTTCGTGTGTGCTGCTGGAGTCCCCATCACACCACGGACGGcgctgggaggaagaggaggaaggctgggaggaaggggaggagcaCCAGGACACCTGGCTGCAGTTCGAGCTGCTCAGCCCCCTTCACAACTTCTGGATCTTCTCAGCGATAACAATGGGGTTCTCCTTACGGATCTTCTCAGCAGCTTCTGCCTTGTAGTCGTAGGGGCAGGCGTGCATGTCGGAGTACCGGTGGATGGCACAGAACAGGTTCCCGCAGCGGCAGTCGAAGCCTgaagggaggaagagcagagagacaAAGACACTGAGCCTGCATCCAGCCAcacaggaaggcagcagggccCCTGCTCTTTCCTGCCAGGCCAGGAAGCCCCACTAATGCACAAAAAGGGACAGACGAGGGAGGGGGCCGCTGTCCCCAACTGCTGAAAGGCTCTTGGTGGGAGGGATGACCACAAGtggctctttgctttcttctggcTTAGCAGCTCCCTTCTGGTGAGCCCCAGCTGTCACAGCAGGGGCAATGctcccacagcagctgctctccACGCTCCTCAGGGACAAGGGACATGCCAAGGCCTGCAGAGCGCCAGACTGCTGATCCAGCCCCGGCTCCCCAGGCCCCCGAGCCAGCCTGGCTCCCCAGGTGTCACGCAGCAGCATCTGAGCTGACCAGCAGAAAGCCAGCAAGCAGCAAAACCCTTTACCTCATTAGGATCACTTCTGAGCTATTTAGGCTTCAGAATTCCTAATTTAGTCACTTCACTTGGAGACAAGGCtgtgcagaaatgctgctgttacCACAGCACAccaggaaactgaggcagagagcACCATCTTTCCAACTACAGGCTGTAAAGACCACAAACGCTTTGCTACAAGGTGCCAGTTTACTCCTATTTGAGAAAACTCATTTTATCCTGAATGCCCTGAATTCACAAGGAGTTCTCTGCGACTTGAGCCCTAAGGGAGAGGAAACTTCTCACGTTTTGAAGCTCTTAAGGAACCACTAATCCAGGAAAACAAtcttccctgcagagctgaaggCAGAGCACCCTGCCCAGTTCCAGGCTTAGAAACCCAGGTTTATTCTAGGACAGGGCCCTCCAAGCTCCAGGTAAGCTGGGGAAGCCAGCCCAGGCCCTGGGCAAACCTCCCAGGCCAGACTCAGCTTCCACCAAGGGAACCGAAGCACATCTGCAGTCCCTGGCTGCTGAACACACCAGGAGAAATGAGTGCTCCGCTAGAACAACATGACCTGCACAGCTCTGGGGTTCCCTTTTTCCAGGGAAACACTGAATGCCAGAGTCAATTTAGGGGAATGATGTTTTTATTAAGAAACCACAGCCAAGTTCATTGCTTCGCTTTCCAGGGGCAGTTTTCCTATTGATACCAGTCACCCGACACCATCTCAGCACCTCTCCCGTCAGCTTTCCAGGCTGAATGCCAAGAGCCATCCTGCCCTCAGGAACCTAACAGTGGAAGTTCAAGAAGCATTAACAAATGGAATGAGTTTTGGAGTGAGATTTTCAGTTTGGGTCTCACTCAGTTCCTGTTACTATTATGAAAACTTTACCACTGATTTCAATAGGAGCAGAATTGGATCCACAGCGAGCACCGCCTCTGTTTCTGGGATCAGAATTAGATACACAGTGAGCACTGCCTTTGCTTGTGGGATCAGAATTAGATGCACAACAAGCACTCCCTTTGCTTCTGGGATCAGAATTAGATACACAGTGAGCACTGCCTTTGCTTGTGGGATCACAATTAGATCCACAGCGAGCACTGCCTCTGTTTCTGGGATCAGAATTACATACACAGTGAGCGCTGCCTTTGCTTGTGGGATCAGAATTAGATGCACAAGCACTCCCTTTGCTTCTGGGATCAGAATTAGATGCACAGTGAGCGCTGCCTCTGCTGCTAGGAGCAGCTTTTGCCAAGCAGTTCCATCCAGTTCCACAACCCTGCATTCAagggctggcagggagcagcagatTCCCCCGGCTACTGCCTCAGACAGCACTGTCCTGTCTGCAGGCTGCagtttccctccctctcccttgCAGCACCACGTCTTGCGGATGTGAAGTACTTTTTGGAGGGGTACCTCCAAGCACTGACCCACACTGACCCTCTGAACCCAGCCAGCACCACAGCAGAGGCAGTTCTGTCTGCAGGACTATGAAACCAGACTACCTGGGCCACAGGCAAGTTCTCCCCCAGCCAGGGTCTTACCAGTCAGCCCTATCTTCTTGCGGCAAGTGAAGCAGCGATTCTtcttctgtttgggtttttctgagGCTGTCTTGCCCTCAGCTGTGTTCTGGGATGTTTCAAGCAGGGTACCTGAAATAGAGGCAAGCATTGTACTACCCTGCTTGATAAACCAAGCAACCCATTCATTTTATTACAGGAGATTTGCCTTGTTCCACCGAGATCTACACCTCACACAACCTcatgttttccctctgtttcaAATTCCTTAATTCCAAGGCTCAGAAACACCAAGATATTATGGTTTAGCTAAGGCATACATACGGTAACACAATGCTGTTTAGCTCTGGCTGACAAAAGGTAAGTAGAATTACCTTATGCTTGCCATAGCGTCTGGACAGTCACTGCAGCTTAGCTGATGTACAGTAATCAACCACACAGCTGAGCCTACAGTTAATCTttgcaggggggaaaaaaaaagttaaccCCTTGTAAGTACTACTAATTATTTTGGCTGACTCTTATGTAAGTGTTCCTCATATGTAGGTCTCCGAATGCTTTACGCAGATACTCATCGCTGCTTCTAATCtaccaaaaggaaaactgagctCTGAAAGCCAGACTGTTAAAGGTCACTAATGCTTAGCAGGATTTCCTACAGTACCTAAGCAGGTTAGAGAAGTCAACAGGAGGGAGGAGCTCCAGCTGCTAGCAGATACACACCTGCAGTGCAGGCTGCTCTGAACAGCAGGCAAGGAGACAGTCAGAGGCAGAGAGCGCTTTGTGGATCTGACCCTAAGCAACTTTCTGAACATCACACAATCAGAAGAAAGGGGCAGGTCTTCCAAGCCTCTTTCACCAAAGAGTCTCTCATCCTCCTGTTGTAAATTGTCCCCTGGGCTTGCAGGGAAGGAATTGCCAAATCCAAACTGCACAGTCATACGCAGTGACTAGAGCCTGGGGGTTTTTTAGCAACCAAGAactcctggggtttttttttagctttcaatGCAAGCAAGCTGTCAGCTGAACTAAAGGAAGGTGTCTCCAATGCAGTGTCACTTGGTTACGGCTCTGCTGCAACACAATGGCTCACTCTGTAACTCATCAAGTGGAGGATGCACCCTGCTGGGCAACGACACCCCAGCTCTACCACTTCAAGGTACCCACATCGCAAACAAAGCAACAGGGTTCACACTCCCCTCTGAGGGGCAGGGATGCATCCCAGCACACAGGGTGACAACTGCAGCCCCTGGCCACCGTCACAAGCACATCTCCTCTCTCCCAGGACTCTGCTGGATCCATCTCCttatctcctttcctccctcgAGATGGCAGGGAACTGCAGCCAACAGCAGGCTGTGGGCCGCTCCGGGCTTTCTGCCATTCACTAGGATAGGCGTCATGGAAGATTATCCTCCTGCCAGAGCCGAGGGCTGGCAGCCACTCAGCCCTCAGCCCACAAAGCAATCTCTATCGGCCTGCCCTCAGGCACGgcattttctctcctccctgcctcAGAAACAAACTGTTTTCTCCTCAGCTCTCCTGCGAAGGGCACCTTTAGTGCTGAGGAGGTAACAACCCCCTCCTGGAGTTAGTGGCCAGTATTGTACTTGCTGCTTAAACCAACTTGTGACATCGGAGTCATTCAGACTTGTGCAAAGGCCAAACCAATCAGTCTACCTGATGAGGAAGATGCTGATGAGGCTTCTTCTGTCTTGATGAGTTCTTCTGTCTcgctgctgttttcttctctggataTGCTCATGGCCGTCATCTGATGGGTCACAGGAGTCTGAGCACTGGGAGAATTTGCAACAACcaaataaaccacagaaaaaatacaagtattttcttttgatgaaCAGCTATGTGGGAGATGCCTTCAAACCATTAAGTTAATTTCATTATACTCAGAGGTAGCTCAGGAGCACAGCAGGCAAATTCCCCTTGAGATTTGGGATCAAAGTTCTTTATATAccaaataaaatatgaaattgaaTGAATCTGTGATGATCTCAGTTTCCTCTTCTACCCAACTATATCTCAAAGCCAAGGCAACAGCCCATCCAAACAAGTCCAAGGACAGGGAAACAGAGTTATGAGTCAGGACTGCAATGGCAGAGCTTAATGCAGTATTATCTTCCTTCCTATCAACTGTGACCAAGGTCCCTAATCCTGCTGTCGCAGTTTCCAGACTGGATCATCACCAGGTGCTTTCACTTAGGACTAATTTGAAATGGAACAGTTTAACACAACTAATGACAACGTGCACTGGCCCCAAGAGAACCAGGATGCCACTTCCGACCCTCTGGTACCTGACTGTGCATCCTCCATGCAATcctatggagccaggctgagagagctgggtttgctcagcctggagaagagaaggctcctgaaggggacaccttagagcagctccagtgcctaaaggggctccaggaaacctggagaggggctttggacaagggcctgtagggacaggacaaggagaatggctttaacctgccagaggggagattgagatgagctctgaggcagaagctcttccctgtgagggtgctgaggcgctggcacagggtgcccagagaagctgtggctgccccatccctggcagtgttcaaggccaggttggacacaggggcttggagcaacctgctctagtggaaggtgtccctgcccgtggcagggggttgggactggaggagctttaaggtcccttccaacccaagccagtctgtgattctatgatcaccaGGGACATCTCAGTCTTCTAGATAAACCAGGGTCACAACAGTGTTTGATCCAGCCTGCTTCACAGATCCCCTTGGCCACACTAAGGATTGAGAACCTACCCCTTGTGTCCCAGAGCTGGTTTTTAGCATGGCTGTAGATCCACCCCCCAGACTATGCCCTTACCTGGCTTTTGCATCCTCAGGGCTGGAGTCTCCCTCCACATGCTGCCCTGCAATTGAATCCGaagccatggggctgctgctgggaccaCTGGGTGCTACAAGACAAGAGTCTTGGTAAGCTCTTTAAAACGGCAGCAAGTTCCTCGGGTGCTGGACAGCCAAGGAGAAAGCAGGACGAGCACTTTAAGCAGGCTTTTGACCTCCTGCTCCCTACCAGGAGCTGGGAGGGTGCAGCCCTGTTGCAATCATTCCCAATTTCCCTATTTTTATACTCTTCCCTTCCAAATTTGTGCACAGGTTTCTGTGGGGATAACACATCAGGGCTAGACCGACCTCACCATGACCCAGTGCAGCTAGCTACTCTTATGTTGGATCAGGAATGAGCTCTTCTATCAGAGAACTGCAGGTCTTCTTTATGGAGATCTGTGTAGCTCCTCAGGATCCCTGAGCTCCTTTTTGAGGGATGAGGGTTTATCACAGGAGTTGATAAGGTGTGCTGAATGCCTCCTATTACTGTATAGTTTCTAATATCTGGTACAACCTGACTTCAGCCACCCATGACACCTCCAGCATTCTTTTattccccttctcctctgcaTTGCAAATCAAATGCTGCATCAGCATAAATCAGTATAAATGTCAGTATAAATCAGCATATCCTGTCAGTATAAATGAAAGTGCTGCAGCTCCCAACATACCTTGAACCTAGCATTACTTTGCAGTGTCTCCAAGGTACAAAAAACAGATCCTCATCTGCTGAGAGGAACTTGCTTCAATAGAAACATGTTCATTTATGTCAGCCAAGGATCTAAGTCAGGGTCT includes the following:
- the LOC115618190 gene encoding AN1-type zinc finger protein 5-like codes for the protein MAQETNQTQVPLLCTTGCGFYGSPRTNGMCSVCYKEFLQRQQSSDRISPPAPSGPSSSPMASDSIAGQHVEGDSSPEDAKASAQTPVTHQMTAMSISREENSSETEELIKTEEASSASSSSGTLLETSQNTAEGKTASEKPKQKKNRCFTCRKKIGLTGFDCRCGNLFCAIHRYSDMHACPYDYKAEAAEKIRKENPIVIAEKIQKL